The segment GGTTCCCGCCGCGACGCCCGGGCTTGCACCCCGCCCGGGTTCGGGGCGCGGTCGGCCGCTGCCCAGTCCCGGCGGGAGAGGCCACGTCCTGCAATGTGGCAAGTCGCGAGGGCCAACAACTCAAGCGGAGGACGGCAACCCGCCCGGCGGCCGGGTGGCGGCTGTGTGACGCGGCAGAGTCGCGGGCTGCTGCGGGTGCTGCGGGTGACTGCGGTGGGTTGGGCGCAGCGATTGCCCGTACCCGGGGGCGGGTCAGCGGGGTGTGGTGGGTCTGGCGGCGTGGGAGGCGGCGAGGCCGATGGTTAGGGCGCCGAGTACGCAGAGGGTGGAGTTCAGGATGCCGTAGTGCTCGGCGGCGAAGCCGATCAGGGGAGGGCCGGCCAGGAAGGCACCGTAGCCGATGGAGCCGGCCACGGAAACGCGGATGGCTGCGCGGAGTGGGTCGTCGGCGGCTGCGCTCATGCCGATGGGGAAGCCGAGGGAAGCGCCTACGCCCCACAGGAGGGCGCCGAGCAGGGCTACCGGGATGGTGCTGCCGAAGACCACGAGCAGGAGGCCGGCGGCTGCGGTCAGGGCGGTCAGGCGGAGGACGAGTACGCGGCCCCAGCGTTCGATGGCCTGGCCGCCGAAGAGGCGGGCCAAGGTCATTGCGGTAACGAAGACGCCGAAGCCGATCGCGCCGATGGTTTCGCTGCTTCCGTAGCCGTCTACGAGGCTGATGGCCAGCCAGTCGTTGGCGGTGCCCTCGGTGAAGCCGAAACCGAGCATGATCAGGCCGATGAGGAGGGTTCGGGGTTCGCGCCAGGCCTGGCCGATGGTCATGGCGGGGCGTTCGCCGGGTTCCAGCGCCACGTGCGGCAGGAAACGCCGCACCATGAAGACCATCACGGCGGCGGTGACTGTCGCGGAGAGGTAGAGCTGGGCAGAGAGTGGCAGGCCGGTCGCCGCGGCGGCGGCGCCGGTGGCTGCGCCGGTCACGGTACCCAGGCTGAAGCCGGCGTGGAAGCGGGGCATCAGGGTACGGCCTAAGCGGCGCTCCACGTCGGCGCCTTCGACGTTCATGGCTACGTCCCACGTGCTGGTGGCCACCCCGGCGAGGAGCAGGCCGGCGCCGGCCACGATCGGTTCGCCGAGCAGGACGCCGGTGGCCAGC is part of the Actinoplanes sp. NBC_00393 genome and harbors:
- a CDS encoding MFS transporter, which gives rise to MANLAVDLSRVNSAKTAVGVAFAMNGFAYAGWLSRAPAAREALDVSAAGFGLLLLCMSGSAVAAIPLAGPIVQRFGPARTVLLSCLTLVSGLAVLATGVLLGEPIVAGAGLLLAGVATSTWDVAMNVEGADVERRLGRTLMPRFHAGFSLGTVTGAATGAAAAATGLPLSAQLYLSATVTAAVMVFMVRRFLPHVALEPGERPAMTIGQAWREPRTLLIGLIMLGFGFTEGTANDWLAISLVDGYGSSETIGAIGFGVFVTAMTLARLFGGQAIERWGRVLVLRLTALTAAAGLLLVVFGSTIPVALLGALLWGVGASLGFPIGMSAAADDPLRAAIRVSVAGSIGYGAFLAGPPLIGFAAEHYGILNSTLCVLGALTIGLAASHAARPTTPR